AATCGGGGAGGATTTTGAGCACGCCATCGGCCTCGTGTTTAGCCCCAAGACCTTTGGGAACCTGACTCGTGTCTTTGAACGGGCTACTCACAAATCCAATCGGCTGGGAGGTAAACATTAGGAGCAAATGCCTCCATTGGGCGGCTTAGATGAGATCAGCTCTATGGTTGTGTTTGTAGCGGATGCTTGCTCTTCTCGTAGAACTCGTTCTGCAATTGCAGGCTGGTTTGGTCTGACTTAATGGCCCGAATGGCTTTTACCACATTGTCAATCCACGCCTTCATCTGGAATTCGCCTAATGCGCGGTTGCCAGCTGCGCCTTCTCCGGCGTAGTGATTGGGAAAGCTGGCATACCACCAGATACCGGTGTAGAGGCCTTCAGGGAGCTTTTGCCGGTTCAGGTCAGCGCCCGACTCGCTGGGCGCACGATCCAGGTGCACCAAGTCGGGACGAGCAATCAGAGTGTTCGAGGTTTCACCCTCGCCGGCATGACCGTCCGTGGTTGTCTTCTTGGGCGGGCCGCCCGGTGGCATCTCGCCCTGACCGTAAACGTAAACCACATAATCGTGCGGTTTGTATAGTTGGCTCTGCGCGAAGAACGGCAGCAGGTGCTCGTTGCCGCCGTGTCCATTCACAATAATGATCTTCTTGCAGCCATTGCGCGCCATCTCGTCGGTGGTTTCCTGCAGTAATTCCATTTGCATTTCTGGACTATAGGCGATGGTGCCGGGCTCATGTCTGGCCTCGAAAATTTGGCCGAAGTAATACTCCGGGAAAACTAGGGCGTACTCCTGTTCCGCCGCGTGGAGGGCGACGTAACGAACGTTGATGAGGTCATTGCC
The Terriglobales bacterium DNA segment above includes these coding regions:
- a CDS encoding creatininase family protein, with translation MLHKWFFGLVLSLFISSQGFSQSRLSVKWEELTAAEFRDGIRQSQGTCVLPFGILEKHGPHLPLGNDLINVRYVALHAAEQEYALVFPEYYFGQIFEARHEPGTIAYSPEMQMELLQETTDEMARNGCKKIIIVNGHGGNEHLLPFFAQSQLYKPHDYVVYVYGQGEMPPGGPPKKTTTDGHAGEGETSNTLIARPDLVHLDRAPSESGADLNRQKLPEGLYTGIWWYASFPNHYAGEGAAGNRALGEFQMKAWIDNVVKAIRAIKSDQTSLQLQNEFYEKSKHPLQTQP